A region from the Metopolophium dirhodum isolate CAU chromosome 9, ASM1992520v1, whole genome shotgun sequence genome encodes:
- the LOC132952429 gene encoding uncharacterized protein LOC132952429, producing the protein MLEYASVLWDPFVVTDSCHIERVQRRFLSSAAYMLKIVHPPHDYTPVLRALGLTSLADRRVKANLAFLKILIDGSLNAPSLLVQVNFKVPHRATRSRVSFAVPLHCTNYGKNKPIDRMMRLANEDPSFLSLP; encoded by the coding sequence ATGCTAGAGTATGCGTCTGTGCTCTGGGACCCGTTTGTGGTAACTGATTCTTGCCACATAGAGCGAGTACAAAGGCGCTTTCTGTCGTCTGCAGCTTACATGCTAAAAATTGTCCATCCTCCTCATGACTATACTCCAGTATTGCGCGCACTTGGCCTTACATCTTTAGCAGATAGGCGCGTTAAAGCTAATCTggcctttttaaaaatattaatcgatgGTTCCTTAAACGCCCCTTCACTGCTCGTCCAAGTAAACTTTAAAGTTCCTCATCGGGCCACAAGGTCTCGAGTTTCTTTTGCTGTACCTCTCCACTGTACCAATTACggtaaaaataaaccaattgaCCGCATGATGCGGTTGGCTAACGAGGACCCCTCCTTTCTCAGTTTACCttaa